From Prevotella melaninogenica, the proteins below share one genomic window:
- a CDS encoding DUF4302 domain-containing protein: MKKVYLLFMAIVLTLSLQSCLHDDKTTFDLPAAERIEKKVADYKALLESSEDGWVMQYYTGKNYSYGGYTLLLKFKNGHVTAMGDVKDVEAKATSGYGVVKDLGPTLSFNEYNAVIHPLAETWLGSPDGAQGDYEFSILRATNDSIFVRGRKWHNDMVLTRLPKGTNWEEYMLGLVTVMEGMNVETYDFVLGNDTLGQGTLTQEVRRLTVTLGDKKWEMPYCTTNTGIVLREPIVIGNKKYQRFTWNDGDHSLTQDDLKIIQFLPKSHKSIDFWVGEWQLKTNLRKRIRLTLEKGSVANTLKGKLNINNINYEILLTYDPATGHLEFPGQPVTDPTYKYPAGIVMIPASQKEGKLFGEGKGSLFFTWDEDMQRAKAEDSGQITGHAVDSFFGVAYGEDLQPVTDAQGNYVFAFTLPNIQYMTKIN; encoded by the coding sequence CCTCCCTGCGGCTGAGCGAATCGAGAAGAAGGTTGCTGACTATAAGGCACTTTTAGAGTCGTCAGAGGATGGTTGGGTAATGCAGTATTATACGGGAAAGAACTATAGCTACGGTGGTTACACGCTGTTGCTGAAGTTCAAGAACGGCCATGTTACCGCTATGGGTGACGTGAAGGACGTTGAGGCAAAGGCTACTTCGGGCTACGGTGTAGTGAAAGACTTGGGTCCTACCTTGTCGTTCAATGAGTATAACGCAGTGATTCACCCATTGGCTGAGACTTGGTTGGGTAGTCCTGACGGTGCGCAGGGCGACTATGAGTTCTCTATCCTCCGTGCTACTAACGACAGCATCTTCGTGCGTGGTCGCAAGTGGCACAACGATATGGTCCTCACACGCCTGCCAAAGGGTACTAACTGGGAAGAGTATATGCTCGGTCTTGTTACCGTAATGGAGGGTATGAACGTTGAGACCTACGACTTCGTCTTGGGTAATGACACCTTAGGACAGGGAACCCTCACGCAGGAGGTTAGACGTCTTACTGTTACCTTGGGCGATAAGAAGTGGGAGATGCCTTATTGTACGACCAATACAGGTATCGTTCTTCGTGAACCTATCGTCATCGGTAACAAGAAGTATCAGCGCTTCACATGGAATGATGGCGATCACTCGCTGACACAAGACGACCTTAAAATCATTCAGTTCTTGCCTAAGAGCCATAAGAGCATTGACTTCTGGGTTGGCGAATGGCAGTTAAAGACCAACCTACGTAAGCGTATTAGGCTTACTTTGGAAAAGGGTTCTGTGGCGAATACGCTGAAGGGTAAGTTGAATATTAATAATATCAACTATGAGATTCTCTTGACTTACGACCCTGCTACGGGCCACCTCGAGTTTCCTGGACAGCCAGTGACCGACCCTACTTATAAGTATCCAGCAGGTATCGTAATGATTCCAGCATCGCAGAAGGAGGGCAAACTCTTCGGTGAAGGAAAGGGTAGCTTGTTCTTCACATGGGATGAAGATATGCAGCGTGCTAAGGCTGAAGACAGTGGTCAGATTACAGGACATGCCGTAGACTCCTTCTTCGGTGTGGCTTATGGCGAAGACCTCCAGCCTGTCACCGATGCTCAAGGCAACTACGTATTTGCCTTCACATTGCCAAATATCCAGTACATGACGAAAATTAATTAA